From the Fusarium musae strain F31 chromosome 11, whole genome shotgun sequence genome, one window contains:
- a CDS encoding hypothetical protein (MEROPS:MER0004231), translated as MDKHSLSPPEWAEPRRKSRISKWKLFGAGILTVAAFHWLAPSCSHRHQHSHAHDRTPYPGEHIEWKPCGEISNRTVECSKIDVPIDQFHPDASNRTFNVPVIRMRGKDGSKNILLNPGGPGGSGFEFLHRRGEQLSTIVGDGFHLVSFDPRGINSSSPRASCYPSKEARRQLGSVHDIDIVKDGAEIYAWTHNYVRACEDTMGEHGKYINTPQTAADMNSILDALGQEDMYYWGFSYGTLLGQTYATLFPERSHRVIIDGVVNQFLWYQARFDMEDLNDTENVMDGLLKECIKSGDACPLSSMADSWEGLKDKFLSFVGELKEQPMNVYVNNSVYGLLDYQKIWYGALFPVLYKPQFWGTFAERMEKLMNGNATEALMAYGLDDGEDSDALYTVSMNDGLAGPLHWPQDLDSLLDIVMPTFNRSVFAPDDLVYLFAKQQWRIPKTHNYVPRNGVETAHPLLILTTTYDPVCPLISARSAEAAFKDSKIVEVKGYGHCSVAVPSLCLAKHVRAFLYNGTMPANDTQCEVDGPYFKPNGTASVVSFEDPEDQAIHLAQMELARDPEWPRRV; from the coding sequence ATGGACAAACACTCACTCAGCCCGCCTGAATGGGCCGAGCCGCGCCGAAAGTCACGCATTAGCAAATGGAAGCTCTTCGGCGCCGGTATTCTGACCGTCGCTGCATTCCATTGGCTTGCGCCTAGCTGCTCTCATCGCCACCAGCATTCTCACGCCCATGATCGCACGCCTTACCCAGGCGAGCACATTGAATGGAAGCCCTGCGGAGAGATCAGCAATCGCACTGTAGAGTGCAGCAAGATTGACGTGCCGATCGATCAGTTTCATCCTGATGCTAGTAACAGAACCTTCAATGTCCCCGTCATTCGCATGCGGGGCAAAGATGGAAGCAAGAACATCCTACTCAACCCCGGTGGTCCCGGCGGCAGCGGCTTTGAGTTTCTCCACAGACGTGGAGAACAATTGAGTACCATTGTCGGCGACGGTTTTCACCTTGTCTCGTTTGATCCTCGCGGCATTAACTCCTCATCCCCACGCGCGTCATGCTACCCCAGCAAAGAAGCGCGTCGGCAACTCGGGTCAGTGCACGATATCGACATCGTCAAGGATGGCGCTGAGATTTATGCTTGGACCCATAATTATGTGAGAGCCTGTGAGGATACTATGGGTGAGCATGGGAAGTACATCAATACTCCTCAGACAGCTGCCGATATGAACAGTAttcttgatgctcttggTCAGGAGGATATGTATTACTGGGGGTTCAGCTATGGGACTCTTCTCGGCCAGACTTACGCCACTCTCTTCCCTGAGAGGTCTCATAGGGTCATCATTGATGGAGTCGTGAACCAATTCCTCTGGTACCAAGCTCGCTTCGATATGGAGGACCTGAATGACACAGAGAATGTCATGGATGGTCTTCTCAAGGAGTGCATCAAGTCCGGCGATGCATGCCCTCTTTCGTCCATGGCAGACTCTTGGGAAGGTCTCAAAGACAAATTCCTCTCTTTCGTTGGAGAACTGAAGGAGCAGCCGATGAACGTGTACGTCAACAACAGCGTCTATGGGCTTCTGGACTACCAGAAGATCTGGTATGGTGCACTATTCCCGGTTCTATACAAGCCTCAGTTCTGGGGCACGTTTGCCGAGCGTATGGAGAAGCTCATGAACGGTAACGCGACTGAGGCTCTGATGGCCTATGGTTTGGATGATGGTGAGGATAGTGATGCCCTCTACACAGTCTCGATGAATGATGGCCTCGCAGGGCCGCTTCACTGGCCACAGGATCTTGACTCCCTGTTGGATATTGTCATGCCAACATTCAACCGCAGTGTCTTCGCTCCCGACGATCTCGTTTACCTCTTCGCCAAGCAGCAATGGCGCATTCCCAAGACGCATAACTACGTTCCCCGCAACGGTGTTGAGACAGCTCACCCTCTGCTCATTCTCACTACTACTTATGATCCAGTCTGCCCTCTCATCTCCGCTAGATCGGCTGAGGCAGCATTCAAGGACTCGAAGATCGTCGAGGTCAAGGGATATGGCCATTGCTCTGTCGCAGTTCCGTCGCTTTGCCTCGCCAAGCATGTCAGGGCCTTCCTCTACAATGGAACTATGCCTGCTAATGATACGCAATGCGAGGTTGACGGTCCTTACTTCAAGCCCAATGGTACAGCGAGTGTGGTGAGCTTTGAGGACCCGGAGGACCAGGCGATTCATCTTGCACAGATGGAATTGGCACGTGACCCCGAGTGGCCACGCCGTGTGTAG